Proteins from a genomic interval of Arvicanthis niloticus isolate mArvNil1 chromosome 26, mArvNil1.pat.X, whole genome shotgun sequence:
- the Kcnj1 gene encoding ATP-sensitive inward rectifier potassium channel 1 isoform X3, with amino-acid sequence MSPLMCFQIRALTERMFKHLRRWFVTHIFGRSRQRARLVSKDGRCNIEFGNVDAQSRFIFFVDIWTTVLDLKWRYKMTVFITAFLGSWFLFGLLWYVVAYVHKDLPEFYPPDNRTPCVENINGMTSAFLFSLETQVTIGYGFRFVTEQCATAIFLLIFQSILGVIINSFMCGAILAKISRPKKRAKTITFSKNAVISKRGGKLCLLIRVANLRKSLLIGSHIYGKLLKTTITPEGETIILDQTNINFVVDAGNENLFFISPLTIYHIIDHNSPFFHMAAETLSQQDFELVVFLDGTVESTSATCQVRTSYVPEEVLWGYRFVPIVSKTKEGKYRVDFHNFGKTVEVETPHCAMCLYNEKDARARMKRGYDNPNFVLSEVDETDDTQM; translated from the coding sequence CCCTCTAATGTGTTTTCAGATCAGGGCACTGACAGAAAGGATGTTCAAACATCTTCGAAGATGGTTTGTCACTCACATATTTGGGCGTTCTCGGCAACGAGCAAGGCTGGTCTCCAAAGATGGAAGGTGTAACATTGAGTTTGGCAATGTAGATGCACAGTCGAGGTTTATATTCTTTGTGGACATCTGGACAACTGTTCTTGACCTGAAATGGAGGTACAAAATGACCGTGTTCATCACAGCCTTCTTGGGGAGTTGGTTCCTCTTCGGTCTCCTGTGGTATGTCGTAGCATATGTTCATAAGGATCTCCCAGAGTTCTACCCACCCGACAACCGTACTCCTTGTGTGGAGAACATTAATGGCATGACTtcagcttttctgttttctctagagACCCAAGTGACCATAGGTTATGGATTCAGGTTTGTGACGGAACAGTGTGCCACTGCCATTTTTCTGCTTATCTTCCAGTCTATTCTTGGAGTGATCATCAATTCTTTCATGTGCGGTGCCATTTTAGCCAAGATCTCTAGACCCAAAAAACGTGCAAAGACCATTACGTTCAGCAAGAATGCAGTGATCAGCAAACGTGGTGGGAAGCTCTGCCTCCTCATCCGAGTGGCCAATCTTAGGAAGAGCCTTCTGATTGGCAGTCACATATATGGCAAGCTTCTGAAGACAACCATCACTCCTGAAGGAGAGACCATTATTTTGGATCAGACCAATATCAACTTCGTAGTCGACGCTGGCAATGAAAATTTGTTCTTCATCTCCCCACTGACCATCTATCACATTATTGACCACAACAGCCCTTTCTTCCACATGGCAGCAGAAACGCTTTCCCAGCAGGACTTCGAGTTGGTCGTCTTTTTAGATGGCACTGTGGAATCAACCAGTGCAACCTGCCAGGTCCGCACATCGTACGTCCCAGAGGAGGTGCTTTGGGGCTACCGCTTCGTTCCCATCGTATCCAAGACCAAGGAAGGGAAATACCGAGTGGATTTCCATAACTTTGGTAAGACGGTGGAAGTGGAGACCCCTCACTGTGCCATGTGCCTCTATAATGAGAAAGACGCAAGGGCCAGGATGAAGAGAGGCTATGACAACCCTAACTTTGTCTTGTCAGAAGTTGATGAAACAGATGACACCCAAATGTAG
- the Kcnj1 gene encoding ATP-sensitive inward rectifier potassium channel 1 isoform X2 yields MCYPHTLMERVIRALTERMFKHLRRWFVTHIFGRSRQRARLVSKDGRCNIEFGNVDAQSRFIFFVDIWTTVLDLKWRYKMTVFITAFLGSWFLFGLLWYVVAYVHKDLPEFYPPDNRTPCVENINGMTSAFLFSLETQVTIGYGFRFVTEQCATAIFLLIFQSILGVIINSFMCGAILAKISRPKKRAKTITFSKNAVISKRGGKLCLLIRVANLRKSLLIGSHIYGKLLKTTITPEGETIILDQTNINFVVDAGNENLFFISPLTIYHIIDHNSPFFHMAAETLSQQDFELVVFLDGTVESTSATCQVRTSYVPEEVLWGYRFVPIVSKTKEGKYRVDFHNFGKTVEVETPHCAMCLYNEKDARARMKRGYDNPNFVLSEVDETDDTQM; encoded by the exons ATGTGTTATCCACACACACTGATGGAGAGAGTG ATCAGGGCACTGACAGAAAGGATGTTCAAACATCTTCGAAGATGGTTTGTCACTCACATATTTGGGCGTTCTCGGCAACGAGCAAGGCTGGTCTCCAAAGATGGAAGGTGTAACATTGAGTTTGGCAATGTAGATGCACAGTCGAGGTTTATATTCTTTGTGGACATCTGGACAACTGTTCTTGACCTGAAATGGAGGTACAAAATGACCGTGTTCATCACAGCCTTCTTGGGGAGTTGGTTCCTCTTCGGTCTCCTGTGGTATGTCGTAGCATATGTTCATAAGGATCTCCCAGAGTTCTACCCACCCGACAACCGTACTCCTTGTGTGGAGAACATTAATGGCATGACTtcagcttttctgttttctctagagACCCAAGTGACCATAGGTTATGGATTCAGGTTTGTGACGGAACAGTGTGCCACTGCCATTTTTCTGCTTATCTTCCAGTCTATTCTTGGAGTGATCATCAATTCTTTCATGTGCGGTGCCATTTTAGCCAAGATCTCTAGACCCAAAAAACGTGCAAAGACCATTACGTTCAGCAAGAATGCAGTGATCAGCAAACGTGGTGGGAAGCTCTGCCTCCTCATCCGAGTGGCCAATCTTAGGAAGAGCCTTCTGATTGGCAGTCACATATATGGCAAGCTTCTGAAGACAACCATCACTCCTGAAGGAGAGACCATTATTTTGGATCAGACCAATATCAACTTCGTAGTCGACGCTGGCAATGAAAATTTGTTCTTCATCTCCCCACTGACCATCTATCACATTATTGACCACAACAGCCCTTTCTTCCACATGGCAGCAGAAACGCTTTCCCAGCAGGACTTCGAGTTGGTCGTCTTTTTAGATGGCACTGTGGAATCAACCAGTGCAACCTGCCAGGTCCGCACATCGTACGTCCCAGAGGAGGTGCTTTGGGGCTACCGCTTCGTTCCCATCGTATCCAAGACCAAGGAAGGGAAATACCGAGTGGATTTCCATAACTTTGGTAAGACGGTGGAAGTGGAGACCCCTCACTGTGCCATGTGCCTCTATAATGAGAAAGACGCAAGGGCCAGGATGAAGAGAGGCTATGACAACCCTAACTTTGTCTTGTCAGAAGTTGATGAAACAGATGACACCCAAATGTAG
- the Kcnj1 gene encoding ATP-sensitive inward rectifier potassium channel 1 isoform X1: MDTSDRSVFRVLIRALTERMFKHLRRWFVTHIFGRSRQRARLVSKDGRCNIEFGNVDAQSRFIFFVDIWTTVLDLKWRYKMTVFITAFLGSWFLFGLLWYVVAYVHKDLPEFYPPDNRTPCVENINGMTSAFLFSLETQVTIGYGFRFVTEQCATAIFLLIFQSILGVIINSFMCGAILAKISRPKKRAKTITFSKNAVISKRGGKLCLLIRVANLRKSLLIGSHIYGKLLKTTITPEGETIILDQTNINFVVDAGNENLFFISPLTIYHIIDHNSPFFHMAAETLSQQDFELVVFLDGTVESTSATCQVRTSYVPEEVLWGYRFVPIVSKTKEGKYRVDFHNFGKTVEVETPHCAMCLYNEKDARARMKRGYDNPNFVLSEVDETDDTQM; this comes from the exons ATGGATACTTCAGATCGGAGTGTGTTCAGAGTGTTG ATCAGGGCACTGACAGAAAGGATGTTCAAACATCTTCGAAGATGGTTTGTCACTCACATATTTGGGCGTTCTCGGCAACGAGCAAGGCTGGTCTCCAAAGATGGAAGGTGTAACATTGAGTTTGGCAATGTAGATGCACAGTCGAGGTTTATATTCTTTGTGGACATCTGGACAACTGTTCTTGACCTGAAATGGAGGTACAAAATGACCGTGTTCATCACAGCCTTCTTGGGGAGTTGGTTCCTCTTCGGTCTCCTGTGGTATGTCGTAGCATATGTTCATAAGGATCTCCCAGAGTTCTACCCACCCGACAACCGTACTCCTTGTGTGGAGAACATTAATGGCATGACTtcagcttttctgttttctctagagACCCAAGTGACCATAGGTTATGGATTCAGGTTTGTGACGGAACAGTGTGCCACTGCCATTTTTCTGCTTATCTTCCAGTCTATTCTTGGAGTGATCATCAATTCTTTCATGTGCGGTGCCATTTTAGCCAAGATCTCTAGACCCAAAAAACGTGCAAAGACCATTACGTTCAGCAAGAATGCAGTGATCAGCAAACGTGGTGGGAAGCTCTGCCTCCTCATCCGAGTGGCCAATCTTAGGAAGAGCCTTCTGATTGGCAGTCACATATATGGCAAGCTTCTGAAGACAACCATCACTCCTGAAGGAGAGACCATTATTTTGGATCAGACCAATATCAACTTCGTAGTCGACGCTGGCAATGAAAATTTGTTCTTCATCTCCCCACTGACCATCTATCACATTATTGACCACAACAGCCCTTTCTTCCACATGGCAGCAGAAACGCTTTCCCAGCAGGACTTCGAGTTGGTCGTCTTTTTAGATGGCACTGTGGAATCAACCAGTGCAACCTGCCAGGTCCGCACATCGTACGTCCCAGAGGAGGTGCTTTGGGGCTACCGCTTCGTTCCCATCGTATCCAAGACCAAGGAAGGGAAATACCGAGTGGATTTCCATAACTTTGGTAAGACGGTGGAAGTGGAGACCCCTCACTGTGCCATGTGCCTCTATAATGAGAAAGACGCAAGGGCCAGGATGAAGAGAGGCTATGACAACCCTAACTTTGTCTTGTCAGAAGTTGATGAAACAGATGACACCCAAATGTAG
- the Kcnj1 gene encoding ATP-sensitive inward rectifier potassium channel 1 isoform X4 — MFKHLRRWFVTHIFGRSRQRARLVSKDGRCNIEFGNVDAQSRFIFFVDIWTTVLDLKWRYKMTVFITAFLGSWFLFGLLWYVVAYVHKDLPEFYPPDNRTPCVENINGMTSAFLFSLETQVTIGYGFRFVTEQCATAIFLLIFQSILGVIINSFMCGAILAKISRPKKRAKTITFSKNAVISKRGGKLCLLIRVANLRKSLLIGSHIYGKLLKTTITPEGETIILDQTNINFVVDAGNENLFFISPLTIYHIIDHNSPFFHMAAETLSQQDFELVVFLDGTVESTSATCQVRTSYVPEEVLWGYRFVPIVSKTKEGKYRVDFHNFGKTVEVETPHCAMCLYNEKDARARMKRGYDNPNFVLSEVDETDDTQM, encoded by the coding sequence ATGTTCAAACATCTTCGAAGATGGTTTGTCACTCACATATTTGGGCGTTCTCGGCAACGAGCAAGGCTGGTCTCCAAAGATGGAAGGTGTAACATTGAGTTTGGCAATGTAGATGCACAGTCGAGGTTTATATTCTTTGTGGACATCTGGACAACTGTTCTTGACCTGAAATGGAGGTACAAAATGACCGTGTTCATCACAGCCTTCTTGGGGAGTTGGTTCCTCTTCGGTCTCCTGTGGTATGTCGTAGCATATGTTCATAAGGATCTCCCAGAGTTCTACCCACCCGACAACCGTACTCCTTGTGTGGAGAACATTAATGGCATGACTtcagcttttctgttttctctagagACCCAAGTGACCATAGGTTATGGATTCAGGTTTGTGACGGAACAGTGTGCCACTGCCATTTTTCTGCTTATCTTCCAGTCTATTCTTGGAGTGATCATCAATTCTTTCATGTGCGGTGCCATTTTAGCCAAGATCTCTAGACCCAAAAAACGTGCAAAGACCATTACGTTCAGCAAGAATGCAGTGATCAGCAAACGTGGTGGGAAGCTCTGCCTCCTCATCCGAGTGGCCAATCTTAGGAAGAGCCTTCTGATTGGCAGTCACATATATGGCAAGCTTCTGAAGACAACCATCACTCCTGAAGGAGAGACCATTATTTTGGATCAGACCAATATCAACTTCGTAGTCGACGCTGGCAATGAAAATTTGTTCTTCATCTCCCCACTGACCATCTATCACATTATTGACCACAACAGCCCTTTCTTCCACATGGCAGCAGAAACGCTTTCCCAGCAGGACTTCGAGTTGGTCGTCTTTTTAGATGGCACTGTGGAATCAACCAGTGCAACCTGCCAGGTCCGCACATCGTACGTCCCAGAGGAGGTGCTTTGGGGCTACCGCTTCGTTCCCATCGTATCCAAGACCAAGGAAGGGAAATACCGAGTGGATTTCCATAACTTTGGTAAGACGGTGGAAGTGGAGACCCCTCACTGTGCCATGTGCCTCTATAATGAGAAAGACGCAAGGGCCAGGATGAAGAGAGGCTATGACAACCCTAACTTTGTCTTGTCAGAAGTTGATGAAACAGATGACACCCAAATGTAG